A section of the Streptomyces sp. NBC_01591 genome encodes:
- a CDS encoding DUF4287 domain-containing protein, whose amino-acid sequence MTDAVKGPAGYFPSIEKQYGRPIAKWKDLIRSSPLTKHMEIVGWLKAEHGLGHGHANALVAHTLAEDKNK is encoded by the coding sequence ATGACTGATGCCGTGAAGGGTCCCGCCGGCTATTTCCCCTCGATCGAGAAGCAGTACGGCCGTCCGATCGCAAAGTGGAAGGACCTGATCCGGTCCTCGCCGCTGACCAAGCACATGGAGATCGTCGGCTGGCTCAAGGCCGAGCACGGCCTGGGGCACGGCCACGCCAACGCGCTGGTCGCGCACACCCTCGCCGAGGACAAGAACAAGTAA
- a CDS encoding class I SAM-dependent methyltransferase, producing the protein MDWQAWHDAYDAPDSWLARRLRAVEDRIRDALDTAPPGPLRAISVCAGQGRDLVGVLADHPRRDDLRARLVELDPGNTALARELARNAGLTQVDVVTGDASLIDHYLDLAPADLVLVCGVFGNIVDADIERTIDTCTRLCRPGGTVVWTRNRAAPDRVPLVCGWFEERGFERQWLSEPDAGYGVGAHRFTGEPRELASGHRMFDFVGYDVLKAARADGRAARH; encoded by the coding sequence ATGGACTGGCAGGCGTGGCACGACGCATACGATGCGCCCGATTCGTGGTTGGCGCGGCGGCTGCGGGCCGTCGAGGACCGGATCCGGGACGCCCTGGACACCGCACCCCCCGGGCCGCTGCGGGCGATCAGCGTGTGCGCCGGCCAGGGACGCGACCTCGTCGGTGTGCTGGCGGACCACCCCCGGCGCGACGACCTCCGGGCCCGACTGGTGGAGCTTGACCCCGGAAACACCGCGCTGGCAAGGGAGTTGGCCCGCAATGCAGGGCTTACGCAGGTGGATGTGGTGACAGGCGACGCCTCGCTCATCGATCACTACCTCGATCTGGCACCGGCCGATCTCGTGCTGGTCTGCGGTGTGTTCGGCAACATCGTCGACGCCGACATCGAGCGCACCATCGACACTTGCACCCGGCTGTGCAGGCCCGGCGGCACCGTCGTCTGGACGCGGAACCGCGCCGCGCCCGACCGGGTGCCGCTGGTCTGTGGCTGGTTCGAGGAGCGCGGCTTCGAGCGACAGTGGCTGTCCGAACCGGACGCGGGGTACGGCGTCGGTGCACACCGCTTCACCGGTGAGCCGCGCGAACTCGCGTCGGGGCACCGGATGTTCGACTTCGTCGGGTACGACGTGCTCAAGGCTGCGCGGGCGGACGGCCGGGCCGCGAGGCACTGA
- a CDS encoding AraC family transcriptional regulator has translation MLEKLNQAMEYIECRLDQRIEPAELARIAMTSEYHFRRMFSALAGMPLSEYVRRRRLTLAGAEVLNGERTLLEVAVRYGYSSGEAFARAFRAMHGVGPGEARRAGAVLRSQPRMSFRLVVEGSSSMEYRIVTKEEFRVVGKKARVPLVHEGVNPAIAEFIRGIDKETVARIAALSDQQPEGIVQVSDNLAENRAEGTELDYYHAVVTGAEAPDGLDVLVVAAGTWAVFENSGPFPEALQYLWRDVFTQWFPSNPYRSRPGPEILRVRPSPVAGESAAELWIPVEPDAA, from the coding sequence GTGCTGGAGAAGCTGAACCAGGCCATGGAGTACATCGAGTGTCGTCTCGACCAGCGGATCGAACCGGCCGAGCTGGCCCGGATCGCCATGACGTCGGAGTACCACTTCCGGCGGATGTTCTCCGCGCTGGCCGGGATGCCGCTGTCGGAGTACGTCCGGCGCAGGCGGCTGACGCTCGCGGGCGCCGAGGTGCTGAATGGGGAGCGGACGCTGCTGGAGGTCGCCGTGCGTTACGGCTACTCCTCGGGCGAGGCGTTCGCCCGGGCGTTCCGTGCCATGCACGGCGTCGGTCCGGGCGAGGCCCGGCGGGCCGGTGCGGTTCTGCGGTCCCAGCCCCGGATGTCCTTCCGTCTCGTGGTCGAAGGGAGCAGCAGCATGGAGTACCGGATCGTGACGAAGGAAGAGTTCCGTGTGGTGGGCAAGAAGGCGCGGGTTCCCCTCGTGCACGAGGGGGTCAACCCGGCCATCGCCGAGTTCATCCGGGGCATCGACAAGGAGACCGTGGCGCGCATCGCGGCGCTGTCCGATCAGCAGCCCGAGGGCATCGTCCAGGTGAGCGACAACCTCGCGGAGAACCGTGCGGAGGGGACCGAACTCGACTATTACCACGCCGTGGTGACGGGTGCGGAGGCGCCCGATGGCCTGGATGTGCTGGTGGTCGCGGCGGGCACCTGGGCCGTCTTCGAGAACTCCGGGCCCTTCCCCGAGGCGCTCCAGTACCTGTGGCGGGACGTGTTCACCCAGTGGTTCCCGTCCAATCCGTACCGGAGCAGGCCCGGTCCCGAGATCCTGCGGGTCCGGCCGTCACCGGTCGCGGGGGAGAGCGCGGCGGAGCTGTGGATCCCGGTGGAGCCGGACGCCGCCTGA
- a CDS encoding S1 family peptidase yields MKKPLVGALFAVLLLGAGVAPATASTGHEAAAPSTVKEKARPKAVNFAGTVALSNCSGSVVRTPDSQPDDPALVLSNGHCMETGFPGPGEVVFDQPSTRSFTLLNASGSGVGTLRASKIAYGTMTDTDISVYELTSTYAEIEGDYGIKALELNTAHPVQGTAITVVSGYWKRTYSCNVDGFVYRLKEGEWTWKDSVRYTSACQTIGGTSGSPVIDNATGKVVAVNNTGNEDGQECTDNNPCEVDEDGNVTVREGINYAQETYGIVPCIGTGNKFDLDRAGCALPKP; encoded by the coding sequence ATGAAGAAGCCTCTCGTCGGTGCGCTGTTCGCTGTCCTGCTCCTCGGGGCAGGCGTCGCGCCCGCAACCGCGTCAACCGGCCACGAAGCGGCGGCGCCCAGCACGGTCAAGGAGAAGGCCAGGCCCAAGGCGGTCAACTTCGCCGGGACCGTGGCGCTCAGCAACTGTTCCGGCTCCGTCGTCCGCACCCCCGACTCCCAGCCCGACGACCCCGCGCTCGTGCTCTCCAACGGGCACTGCATGGAGACGGGATTCCCGGGCCCCGGTGAGGTCGTGTTCGACCAGCCGTCCACCCGTAGCTTCACCCTGCTGAACGCCTCGGGCAGCGGCGTCGGCACCCTGCGGGCCAGCAAGATCGCGTACGGGACGATGACCGACACCGACATATCGGTGTACGAACTCACCAGCACCTACGCCGAGATCGAGGGCGACTACGGCATCAAGGCGCTGGAGCTCAACACCGCGCACCCGGTCCAGGGCACCGCGATCACCGTCGTGTCCGGCTACTGGAAGCGCACGTACTCCTGCAACGTCGACGGCTTCGTCTACCGCCTCAAGGAAGGGGAGTGGACCTGGAAGGACTCGGTCCGCTACACCTCCGCCTGCCAGACCATCGGCGGTACGTCCGGCTCCCCGGTGATCGACAACGCGACCGGCAAGGTCGTCGCCGTCAACAACACCGGAAACGAGGACGGCCAGGAGTGCACGGACAACAACCCGTGCGAGGTCGACGAGGACGGCAATGTGACGGTGCGCGAGGGCATCAACTACGCCCAGGAGACGTACGGCATCGTGCCGTGCATCGGCACCGGCAACAAGTTCGACCTCGACCGTGCGGGGTGTGCCCTGCCCAAGCCGTGA
- a CDS encoding TetR/AcrR family transcriptional regulator C-terminal domain-containing protein has protein sequence MVVFAGQGDARRSMSLLWRADRPEQRGRRPGPGPRPGLSVDAIVTAAIAVADEDGMAALSMRAVGERLGRTAMALYTYVPSKGELLDLMYDAVHAELTTEYEGTGNWRAGLTDWARDTLEFHLRHPWVLQVSQARPVLGPHEYAGLDTLVRLLTATGLEAHLLRRLVGTLSHFVRGCAGTVAEARQAAAATGESDEEWWLARSALLGEVAPDFADRYPSLMAMETGSAPQPPASASASAPGEEAVPYLEREAREMFDVGLGVLLDGIETAIGRTTTP, from the coding sequence GTGGTGGTCTTTGCCGGACAGGGCGACGCCCGCCGTTCGATGTCCCTGCTGTGGCGCGCCGACCGGCCCGAGCAGCGGGGCCGGCGCCCCGGTCCCGGCCCCAGACCGGGGCTGAGCGTCGACGCGATCGTGACCGCCGCGATCGCCGTCGCGGACGAGGACGGCATGGCCGCGCTCTCGATGCGCGCGGTGGGCGAGCGGCTCGGCCGTACCGCGATGGCGCTCTACACCTACGTCCCCAGCAAGGGCGAGCTGCTGGACCTGATGTACGACGCGGTCCACGCCGAGCTGACCACGGAGTACGAAGGCACCGGCAACTGGCGGGCAGGGCTGACCGATTGGGCGCGGGACACACTCGAATTCCACCTCCGCCACCCCTGGGTGCTCCAGGTCTCCCAGGCCCGCCCGGTCCTCGGCCCGCACGAGTACGCGGGGCTGGACACCCTCGTACGCCTGCTGACCGCGACCGGCCTCGAAGCGCACCTGCTGCGGCGGCTGGTCGGCACGCTGTCCCACTTCGTTCGCGGCTGCGCCGGCACGGTCGCCGAGGCGCGGCAGGCCGCGGCGGCGACGGGCGAATCCGACGAGGAGTGGTGGTTGGCCCGCTCGGCACTGCTGGGCGAGGTGGCGCCCGACTTCGCGGACCGCTATCCGAGCCTGATGGCGATGGAGACCGGGTCCGCCCCGCAGCCACCGGCGTCGGCGTCGGCGTCGGCTCCCGGCGAGGAGGCGGTGCCGTACCTGGAGCGAGAGGCCCGGGAGATGTTCGACGTCGGTCTCGGGGTACTGCTCGACGGGATCGAGACGGCGATCGGCCGCACGACGACGCCATGA
- a CDS encoding siderophore-interacting protein — protein MGQALTVSYVRVVGVERITPRTARVTFTGDALAELMEDRPDQQMKLCFPREGQGVPRLPEPDADDTYGMRWYEAYLAIPEPERPLMRSFTVRAYDRGPDVMTVDFVLHGDEGPAARWGRGARPGDVLGMVGPSSLYARPLPAADWLLLAGDETALPAIGTLLESLPAGARALAWVEVADAAEEQPLGSPGDVAVHWVHRDRGGSLPDAVRAARLPAGPGAAWLAGEAGAVRALRRHLVEERGLPRAAVEFSGYWRRSLTQDDAPTEEDLAWAKEQAGE, from the coding sequence ATGGGGCAGGCGTTGACCGTGTCGTACGTACGGGTCGTCGGCGTGGAGCGGATCACTCCGCGGACGGCACGGGTCACCTTCACCGGGGACGCGCTGGCGGAGCTGATGGAGGACCGGCCCGACCAGCAGATGAAGCTCTGCTTCCCGAGGGAGGGGCAGGGGGTGCCCCGGCTGCCGGAGCCGGACGCCGACGACACGTACGGCATGCGGTGGTACGAGGCGTACCTCGCGATCCCCGAGCCCGAACGTCCGCTGATGCGGAGCTTCACCGTTCGCGCGTACGACCGTGGACCGGACGTGATGACGGTCGACTTCGTGCTGCATGGCGACGAAGGGCCCGCCGCCCGCTGGGGCCGGGGCGCGCGACCCGGCGATGTGCTCGGCATGGTCGGCCCGTCGTCGCTGTACGCCCGGCCGCTGCCCGCCGCCGACTGGCTGCTGCTGGCCGGCGACGAGACGGCGCTCCCCGCGATCGGGACCCTGCTGGAGTCCCTGCCGGCCGGGGCGCGGGCGCTCGCCTGGGTCGAGGTCGCCGACGCGGCGGAGGAGCAGCCGCTCGGCTCGCCCGGTGACGTGGCCGTCCACTGGGTGCACCGGGACCGGGGCGGGTCGTTGCCCGACGCGGTGCGGGCGGCCCGGCTGCCCGCCGGGCCCGGGGCCGCGTGGCTGGCCGGTGAGGCCGGGGCGGTGCGGGCCCTGCGCCGCCATCTGGTCGAGGAGCGCGGGCTGCCCAGGGCGGCCGTGGAGTTCAGCGGCTACTGGCGGCGCAGCCTCACCCAGGACGACGCCCCGACCGAGGAGGACCTGGCCTGGGCGAAGGAGCAGGCGGGGGAGTGA
- a CDS encoding N-acyl-D-amino-acid deacylase family protein: MDLVIRNAHVVDGTGSPGHRADVAIADGRIAEIRPEGSPGPRPSARRTLDADGLALSPGFIDMHAHSDLALLRDPDHSAKAAQGVTLEVLGQDGLSYAPVDDRTLAEVRRSITGWNGNGDDIDFDWRTVGEYLDRLDRNFDGRGIAVNAAYLIPQGTVRMYAVGWEDRPATEAELTRMKELVAQGMAEGAVGMSSGLTYTPGMYANDAELTELCRVVAEHNGYYCPHHRSYGAGALGAYEEMVQLTRNAGCALHLAHATMNFGVNKGKAPDLLALLDHALDAGADISLDTYPYTPGCTTLVAMLPSWAGEGGPESVLTRLADDATAERIRHHMEVLGSDGCHGVPIEWDTIEISGVGVPALADHVGRTVAESARLRGEAPWVTARRLLVEDRLGSTILQHVGHEENVRQIMRHRVHTGGSDGILQGDKPHPRAYGTFPQYLGRYVRELGTLSLEECVTHLTSRPARRLRLTDRGYVREGYRADLVLFDPGTVAAGSTFAEPRTLPVGIPHVLIDGRFVIEDGRRTQELAGRSVRGTGRAAG; this comes from the coding sequence ATGGACCTGGTCATCCGCAACGCCCATGTCGTCGACGGCACCGGCAGCCCCGGTCACCGTGCCGATGTGGCCATCGCCGACGGCCGGATCGCCGAGATCCGCCCCGAGGGCTCCCCCGGCCCGCGCCCCTCCGCCCGCCGCACGCTCGACGCCGACGGGCTCGCCCTCTCGCCCGGCTTCATCGACATGCACGCGCACAGCGATCTCGCGCTGCTCCGCGATCCGGACCACAGCGCCAAGGCCGCGCAGGGCGTCACGCTCGAAGTCCTCGGTCAGGACGGCCTGTCGTACGCCCCGGTCGACGACCGGACACTCGCCGAGGTCCGCCGGTCCATCACCGGCTGGAACGGCAACGGCGACGACATCGACTTCGACTGGCGCACGGTCGGCGAATACCTCGACCGGCTGGACCGCAACTTCGACGGCCGGGGCATCGCGGTCAACGCCGCCTACCTCATCCCGCAGGGCACGGTCCGGATGTACGCGGTGGGCTGGGAGGACCGCCCCGCCACCGAGGCCGAGCTGACCCGGATGAAGGAACTCGTCGCCCAGGGCATGGCGGAAGGCGCGGTCGGCATGTCCTCCGGGCTCACGTACACCCCCGGCATGTACGCGAACGACGCCGAACTCACCGAACTGTGCCGGGTGGTGGCCGAGCACAACGGCTACTACTGCCCGCACCACCGCTCGTACGGGGCGGGCGCGCTCGGCGCGTACGAGGAGATGGTGCAGCTCACCAGGAACGCGGGCTGCGCCCTCCATCTCGCCCACGCCACCATGAACTTCGGCGTGAACAAGGGCAAGGCCCCCGATCTGCTCGCCCTGCTCGACCACGCCCTCGACGCGGGCGCCGACATCTCCCTCGACACCTACCCGTACACCCCCGGCTGCACGACCCTCGTCGCGATGCTGCCGAGCTGGGCGGGCGAGGGCGGCCCCGAGTCGGTGCTCACCCGGCTCGCGGACGACGCGACGGCGGAACGGATCCGGCACCACATGGAGGTACTGGGCTCGGACGGCTGCCACGGCGTGCCGATCGAGTGGGACACGATCGAGATCTCCGGGGTCGGCGTGCCCGCTCTCGCCGACCATGTGGGACGCACGGTGGCCGAGTCCGCCCGGCTGCGCGGCGAGGCGCCCTGGGTGACCGCGCGCAGGCTCCTCGTCGAGGACCGGCTCGGCTCCACGATCCTCCAGCACGTGGGCCACGAGGAGAACGTGCGGCAGATCATGCGCCACCGGGTCCACACCGGAGGCAGCGACGGCATCCTCCAGGGCGACAAGCCGCACCCGCGCGCCTACGGCACGTTCCCGCAGTATCTCGGCCGTTACGTACGGGAGTTGGGCACCCTGTCGCTGGAGGAGTGCGTCACCCACCTCACCTCGCGCCCGGCGCGGCGGCTGCGCCTGACCGACCGCGGGTACGTCCGCGAGGGCTACCGGGCCGACCTGGTCCTCTTCGACCCGGGGACGGTGGCGGCGGGCTCCACGTTCGCTGAGCCGCGTACGTTGCCGGTCGGCATCCCGCACGTACTGATCGACGGCCGCTTCGTCATCGAGGACGGCCGCCGGACCCAGGAACTGGCGGGCCGGTCCGTCCGGGGAACGGGGCGCGCTGCCGGGTAG
- a CDS encoding alanine racemase — translation MGVAHDATTTSIEEAPLAADRPVSGLADELVDHRFKALPPDAEGLTVGALAAERRNLFTGGFTTPVLALSAESVEHNLALLETYAERHRLAFAPHGKTSMSPQLFARQLEYGAWGITAAVPHQARVYRAYGIRRIFLANELVDAAALRWLSGELDSDPEFRFICYVDSVRGVELMDEALRAAGASRAVDVVVELGAGEGARTGVRTEAECAAVADAVAATGTLRLVGVAGYEGEVPDASGERVREWLRRLVALAVDFDLTGRFAASGEQIVISAGGSAWFDAVAEVFAELPELSAPVLKLLRSGAYVSHDDGHYRHLTPFNRVPEEGTLQPAFRLWAQVVSRPSAEQAFLNAGKRDAAYDLDLPKAQVVRSGRDGAVRPAAGISVSGLSDQHTWVRTEPGAELEVGDWVGMGLSHPCTSFDKWQLIPLVTADGTVTDYIRTFF, via the coding sequence ATGGGTGTTGCACATGATGCAACGACGACTTCGATCGAGGAGGCCCCCTTGGCCGCCGACCGTCCTGTGTCCGGACTCGCCGACGAGCTGGTCGACCACCGCTTCAAGGCGCTCCCGCCCGACGCGGAGGGCCTGACCGTCGGCGCCCTCGCCGCCGAGCGGCGCAACCTCTTCACGGGCGGCTTCACCACCCCGGTGCTCGCCCTGTCCGCCGAGTCGGTCGAGCACAACCTCGCCCTCCTGGAGACGTACGCGGAGCGCCACCGGCTCGCGTTCGCCCCGCACGGCAAGACCTCCATGTCCCCGCAGCTCTTCGCCCGCCAGCTGGAGTACGGCGCCTGGGGCATCACCGCGGCCGTGCCGCACCAGGCGCGGGTCTACCGGGCGTACGGAATCCGGCGGATCTTCCTCGCCAACGAGCTCGTCGACGCCGCGGCCCTGCGCTGGCTCTCCGGCGAGCTGGACTCCGACCCGGAGTTCCGCTTCATCTGCTACGTCGACTCGGTGCGCGGCGTGGAGCTGATGGACGAGGCGCTGCGCGCGGCGGGCGCCTCCCGCGCCGTCGACGTCGTGGTGGAACTGGGCGCGGGCGAGGGTGCGCGCACCGGCGTCCGTACCGAGGCCGAGTGCGCGGCGGTGGCCGACGCGGTGGCGGCGACCGGGACCCTGCGCCTGGTGGGCGTGGCCGGTTACGAGGGCGAGGTGCCGGACGCGTCCGGCGAGCGGGTACGGGAGTGGCTGCGCCGGCTCGTCGCGCTGGCCGTCGACTTCGACCTCACGGGGCGCTTCGCGGCGTCCGGCGAGCAGATCGTGATCAGTGCGGGCGGCAGTGCGTGGTTCGACGCGGTGGCGGAAGTGTTCGCGGAGCTCCCGGAGCTCTCCGCGCCGGTGCTGAAGCTGCTGCGCTCGGGGGCGTACGTCTCGCACGACGACGGCCACTACCGCCATCTGACCCCGTTCAACCGGGTGCCGGAGGAGGGGACGCTGCAGCCCGCCTTCCGGCTGTGGGCGCAGGTCGTGTCGCGCCCGTCGGCCGAGCAGGCGTTCCTCAACGCGGGGAAGCGGGACGCGGCGTACGACCTCGACCTGCCCAAGGCGCAGGTCGTGCGGTCCGGCCGGGACGGCGCGGTCCGGCCCGCGGCGGGTATCTCGGTCAGCGGTCTGTCGGACCAGCACACGTGGGTGCGTACGGAGCCGGGCGCGGAGCTGGAGGTCGGTGACTGGGTGGGGATGGGCCTGTCGCATCCGTGCACGAGCTTCGACAAGTGGCAGCTGATTCCGCTGGTCACGGCGGATGGGACGGTCACGGACTACATCCGCACCTTCTTCTGA
- a CDS encoding sugar kinase, giving the protein MSGTPARTADAATAAEVVCLGESMVTFLPSQPGRLADVPSFGRGIGGAESNVACALAAAGHRAAWVSRVGEDGFGDHLVEAIAGYGVDTSGVRRDPSRPTGIYFRTATDRAADVHEVAYYRAGSAASAMSPRNIPYGTLPATRVLHLSGITAALSADCLALLHDLTAPRPGRPLLSFDVNHRPGLWRDAAASPEVLLDLARRSDLVFVGEDEAEEAWGVTGAEAIRAALPEPSVLVVKRGSDGATVFSGAESVTTVPALRVDVVAPVGAGDAFAAGFLSATLRDLPVRDRVRHGHLMAAAVLTVPGDLTVPPARAHADSFAALDDDAWGRLRLGPGWTGDDQEVRTT; this is encoded by the coding sequence GTGTCCGGAACCCCGGCCAGGACCGCCGACGCCGCCACGGCCGCCGAAGTCGTCTGCCTCGGCGAGTCCATGGTGACGTTCCTGCCGTCGCAGCCCGGACGCCTCGCCGACGTACCCTCCTTCGGCCGCGGCATCGGCGGCGCCGAGTCCAATGTCGCCTGCGCGCTGGCCGCCGCCGGGCACCGGGCGGCCTGGGTCAGCCGGGTCGGCGAGGACGGCTTCGGCGACCACCTCGTCGAGGCGATCGCCGGCTACGGGGTCGACACCTCCGGCGTGCGGCGCGATCCGTCGCGCCCCACCGGGATCTACTTCCGCACCGCGACCGACCGGGCCGCCGATGTGCACGAGGTCGCCTACTACCGGGCCGGGTCCGCCGCGTCCGCGATGTCCCCGCGGAACATCCCGTACGGGACGCTGCCCGCGACCCGGGTCCTGCACCTGTCCGGCATCACCGCGGCGCTCTCCGCCGACTGCCTGGCCCTGCTCCACGACCTCACCGCGCCCCGGCCGGGCCGCCCGCTGCTCTCCTTCGACGTCAACCACCGGCCGGGCCTGTGGCGCGACGCCGCCGCGTCCCCCGAGGTGCTCCTCGACCTGGCCCGCCGCAGCGACCTGGTCTTCGTCGGCGAGGACGAGGCGGAGGAGGCATGGGGGGTGACGGGCGCGGAGGCGATCCGCGCGGCGCTGCCGGAGCCGTCCGTACTGGTCGTGAAGCGGGGATCCGACGGAGCGACGGTCTTCTCCGGGGCCGAGAGCGTCACCACCGTCCCCGCCCTCCGCGTGGATGTCGTCGCCCCCGTCGGCGCGGGCGACGCCTTCGCCGCCGGGTTCCTCTCCGCGACCCTGCGCGACCTCCCCGTACGCGACCGCGTCCGGCACGGACACCTCATGGCCGCCGCCGTCCTCACCGTTCCCGGCGACCTCACCGTCCCACCGGCCCGCGCTCACGCCGACTCCTTTGCCGCACTGGACGACGACGCCTGGGGGAGACTTCGTCTCGGCCCCGGGTGGACGGGGGACGACCAGGAGGTACG